One Pseudodesulfovibrio senegalensis DNA segment encodes these proteins:
- a CDS encoding TIGR03960 family B12-binding radical SAM protein, whose translation MKELLPLLPRPARYLGSEWGTLLKDKADITVHMAQAFPDMYEIGMSYMGQKILMKAVNDYPHYWCERVYTPCEETAAIMRERGVTLATLESDTPLTELDAVGFSLTHELCYTNILYMLDLADIPRRTENRDESHPLIIAGGGACFNAEPMAPFFDVMVVGDGEETMPAILKVLEQAKQDGTSRHELLLQLRTMVGVYVPSLFEDSGPGQPLTPLMNDYASVEKAVIPDLEAVEFPQNQPVSFGQAIHDRLTMEIARGCTRGCRFCQAGMIYRPVRERSPEKLREIMVNGLAATGFEETSFLSLSTGDYSALDTLFSDCFDRCAAEQVAISLPSLRVGSLSEPIMERISSIRRTGATIAPEAGSQRMRDVINKGITEQEVLDHVRLLFDNGWQSVKLYFMIGLPTETDADLDAILDLCLKVRDVAGPHIKRLQVGAAVSPFVPKPHTPFQWEPQISLEEIHRRIDYLRAIFRPHKRVRLKFHIPEMTFLEGIFSRGDRRLADVVESARDNGALFSSWKDKLDLAPYLNAMRDNGLDPLEYTGPRDIDAPLPWDHINSGLTKRFMLAERKRALSETITQDCRYNACRQCGVCNHKGTPSTLETQNKDRDIRPRVIFDSRDQEGEQPPYVQDKPNLNAKGGHYRLWYEKTGLAAYLSQLELQSMLERAMRRANLPVSFSAGFHPMPRMSFGKALPVGVESTEEWFNLFLRENWTPDRLVKTLGEQMPRGIRIYKADFLSMSKKQPQSVEEHFTIHFGGRHEDTVRHMRQWKDFMNSESLIIEKKTKKGKVKEVDVRSFVIDCVQENDNTLVISLNWREDYMSPLKLLQTVNPDMDPVYVSMTKIRQVFA comes from the coding sequence ATGAAGGAACTGCTCCCCCTGCTCCCCAGGCCCGCCCGTTACCTCGGATCGGAATGGGGCACGCTGCTCAAGGACAAGGCCGACATCACCGTGCACATGGCACAGGCCTTTCCCGACATGTACGAAATCGGCATGTCTTACATGGGGCAGAAAATCCTCATGAAAGCCGTCAACGATTATCCGCATTACTGGTGTGAACGTGTTTACACTCCCTGCGAAGAAACCGCAGCCATCATGCGGGAACGCGGCGTCACCCTGGCAACCCTGGAATCAGACACGCCGCTTACGGAACTGGACGCCGTGGGTTTCAGCCTGACCCACGAGCTTTGCTACACCAATATTCTCTACATGCTGGACCTGGCCGACATTCCCCGGCGCACGGAAAACAGGGACGAGTCCCATCCGCTCATCATTGCTGGCGGCGGAGCCTGTTTCAATGCCGAACCCATGGCCCCGTTTTTTGATGTAATGGTGGTGGGCGATGGCGAGGAAACAATGCCCGCCATCCTCAAGGTTCTGGAACAGGCAAAACAGGACGGCACGTCCCGGCACGAACTGTTGCTGCAGTTGCGTACCATGGTGGGCGTATATGTACCGAGCCTGTTTGAAGATTCAGGGCCGGGACAACCGCTCACGCCTCTGATGAACGACTATGCCAGCGTGGAAAAAGCCGTGATTCCCGATCTGGAGGCAGTCGAATTTCCGCAAAACCAGCCCGTATCCTTCGGCCAGGCAATTCACGACAGGCTAACCATGGAAATCGCCCGGGGATGCACCCGTGGTTGCCGTTTCTGCCAGGCCGGAATGATCTATCGTCCGGTCAGGGAACGAAGCCCGGAAAAATTGCGTGAAATCATGGTCAACGGCCTTGCGGCAACCGGTTTTGAAGAAACCTCGTTTCTTTCCCTTTCCACCGGAGACTACTCTGCGCTGGACACCCTTTTTTCCGACTGCTTCGACCGTTGCGCCGCCGAACAGGTTGCCATTTCCCTGCCATCCCTGCGCGTGGGGTCACTGTCCGAACCAATCATGGAGCGCATTTCCAGCATTCGTCGCACCGGAGCCACCATTGCGCCCGAGGCCGGAAGCCAGCGCATGCGCGACGTGATCAACAAAGGCATCACCGAACAGGAAGTACTGGACCATGTACGGCTGCTGTTCGACAACGGCTGGCAATCGGTCAAACTCTATTTCATGATCGGCCTGCCCACGGAAACCGATGCCGATCTGGACGCCATCCTCGACCTCTGTCTCAAGGTCCGGGACGTTGCCGGACCACACATCAAGCGATTGCAAGTCGGGGCCGCGGTCTCGCCGTTTGTGCCCAAGCCGCACACGCCGTTCCAGTGGGAGCCGCAAATATCCCTTGAGGAAATACACAGGCGAATCGATTACCTGCGTGCCATTTTTCGACCCCACAAACGGGTTCGCCTCAAATTCCACATCCCGGAAATGACGTTTCTGGAAGGCATATTCTCGCGCGGAGACCGCAGGCTTGCAGACGTTGTGGAATCTGCTCGTGACAACGGCGCACTTTTTTCCAGCTGGAAAGACAAACTGGACCTTGCTCCCTACCTGAACGCCATGCGGGATAACGGCCTTGATCCGCTTGAATACACCGGACCACGGGATATCGACGCTCCCCTGCCATGGGATCACATCAACAGCGGACTGACCAAACGGTTCATGCTGGCGGAACGCAAACGCGCCCTGTCCGAAACCATCACCCAAGACTGTCGTTACAACGCCTGCAGACAATGCGGCGTCTGCAATCACAAAGGCACCCCGTCCACTCTCGAAACGCAGAACAAGGACAGGGATATCAGGCCACGGGTGATTTTCGATTCTCGCGACCAGGAAGGCGAACAGCCACCATACGTTCAGGACAAACCAAACCTGAACGCCAAGGGCGGACATTATCGTCTCTGGTATGAAAAGACAGGGCTGGCCGCCTACCTGAGCCAACTGGAACTGCAAAGCATGCTTGAGCGGGCCATGCGCCGTGCCAACTTGCCTGTCAGCTTCTCCGCGGGATTCCACCCCATGCCGCGCATGTCCTTTGGCAAGGCCCTGCCTGTGGGCGTGGAAAGCACCGAGGAATGGTTCAACCTCTTTCTCCGCGAGAACTGGACACCGGACCGACTGGTCAAAACGCTGGGTGAACAAATGCCCCGAGGCATCAGAATCTACAAGGCCGATTTCCTCTCCATGAGCAAAAAGCAGCCCCAATCAGTGGAAGAACACTTCACGATTCACTTCGGTGGGCGCCATGAAGACACCGTCCGACACATGCGCCAATGGAAGGACTTCATGAACTCAGAATCATTGATTATCGAAAAGAAAACAAAAAAGGGAAAGGTCAAGGAAGTCGATGTTCGCTCGTTCGTGATCGATTGTGTTCAGGAAAACGACAACACACTTGTCATTTCATTGAACTGGCGGGAAGACTACATGAGTCCCCTCAAGTTGCTGCAGACCGTAAACCCGGACATGGATCCCGTGTACGTGTCCATGACCAAGATCAGACAGGTCTTTGCCTGA
- a CDS encoding cation acetate symporter yields MEVGYQIPTTALVLIGLMLSFTVVTTWMFRRQKTSADYYLAGRKVNSFINASAISSDYLSAASFLGVAGVAFLYGFDGIIYALGFFVGYIALLLFLASPLRKFGRYTVPDFVSERFHSKNARVLGVIGVLFVSLFYMAPQMLGAGKVMGLLLNMEYGTAIIVISCIITVYVTVGGMKGTTVNQLVQFWILFGAMFLLAFIPFVIKGFTYGDVVQFISEFKQIDPATGKMFDGAAYTSPAYWLTNLKDTLSLLLALMFGTAGLPHILVRFYTAPDGKAARRTVIYVLLLIGMFYILSPYVGHVIRYVYLQGKAMGLSPHLGSWLAANGKNLAVPVAGSYFGGQILMGIVVAGAFAAILSTVAGLIIACAGAIGHDLVVNVLNPDMPESTRVKVARTASIFIGLLGIPLGFLAENMQIAVLVGLAFAIAASTFFPVLVMGVWWPKMTKNGAIAGLLTGIIGSFAMILGKAYLPTMLQFKNPGGFVMLIAFAAIYIASKLEYAAKGEAALPHDTKEVMAILHGPEQS; encoded by the coding sequence ATGGAAGTCGGATATCAAATACCCACCACCGCGCTGGTCCTCATTGGACTGATGCTCTCATTTACCGTGGTCACCACGTGGATGTTCCGCAGGCAAAAAACTTCGGCCGACTATTATCTGGCCGGACGCAAGGTCAACTCCTTCATCAATGCCTCGGCCATTTCATCGGACTACCTTTCCGCAGCATCATTCCTCGGTGTTGCCGGTGTAGCCTTTCTGTACGGCTTCGACGGTATCATCTACGCCCTGGGATTCTTCGTAGGCTACATCGCCCTGCTGCTGTTTCTGGCCAGCCCGCTCCGCAAATTCGGACGCTACACGGTTCCTGATTTCGTGTCCGAGCGATTCCATTCGAAGAATGCACGCGTTCTCGGTGTGATCGGCGTGCTGTTCGTTTCCCTGTTCTACATGGCTCCGCAAATGCTTGGTGCGGGCAAGGTCATGGGATTGCTCCTGAACATGGAATACGGAACGGCCATTATCGTCATTTCATGCATCATTACCGTCTATGTCACTGTGGGTGGGATGAAAGGCACCACGGTCAACCAACTTGTGCAATTCTGGATCCTGTTCGGGGCCATGTTCCTGCTCGCGTTCATTCCGTTCGTGATAAAAGGCTTCACCTATGGCGACGTGGTGCAATTCATCAGTGAGTTCAAGCAGATTGATCCTGCTACAGGAAAAATGTTCGACGGCGCAGCGTACACAAGCCCGGCGTACTGGCTGACCAACCTCAAAGACACGCTCTCCCTGTTGCTGGCGCTCATGTTCGGCACGGCAGGACTGCCCCACATCCTCGTTCGTTTCTACACCGCTCCTGACGGCAAAGCCGCGCGCAGAACCGTCATCTACGTACTGTTGCTGATCGGCATGTTCTACATACTGAGCCCGTATGTGGGTCATGTAATCCGTTACGTGTACCTGCAAGGCAAGGCCATGGGCCTCAGTCCGCACCTGGGTTCATGGCTGGCAGCCAACGGCAAGAACCTTGCCGTCCCGGTAGCCGGCTCATACTTCGGTGGCCAGATCCTGATGGGCATTGTCGTGGCTGGAGCGTTTGCCGCGATACTCTCCACCGTGGCCGGGCTGATCATCGCCTGCGCCGGAGCCATCGGACACGACCTTGTGGTCAACGTCCTCAACCCGGACATGCCGGAATCAACGCGAGTCAAGGTTGCACGCACCGCATCCATCTTCATCGGATTGCTCGGAATCCCACTGGGTTTCCTGGCCGAAAACATGCAGATAGCCGTGCTTGTGGGACTGGCGTTTGCCATCGCAGCATCCACATTCTTCCCGGTGCTGGTCATGGGGGTCTGGTGGCCCAAGATGACCAAAAACGGTGCCATTGCCGGCCTGCTGACGGGCATCATCGGGTCCTTTGCCATGATCCTCGGCAAAGCGTACCTGCCGACCATGCTCCAGTTCAAGAACCCTGGGGGATTCGTCATGCTGATTGCTTTTGCCGCCATCTACATCGCCTCGAAACTGGAATATGCGGCCAAGGGGGAAGCAGCCCTGCCGCACGACACAAAGGAAGTGATGGCCATACTTCATGGGCCGGAACAATCCTAA
- a CDS encoding DUF485 domain-containing protein, with product MDHIETIRKRQLAMALKVGIPYFALIIGIFLLVYLAPQTMVTTIYMGLPLHYWLVALAVYPLTWVLFIWYVGKANALEDEISKEKGD from the coding sequence ATGGATCACATCGAAACAATTCGCAAACGTCAACTGGCCATGGCCCTGAAGGTAGGTATTCCCTACTTTGCACTCATCATAGGCATTTTTCTGCTGGTATACCTTGCGCCGCAGACCATGGTCACAACCATCTACATGGGACTTCCTCTCCACTACTGGCTCGTAGCGTTGGCGGTCTATCCGCTCACATGGGTTCTGTTCATCTGGTACGTAGGCAAGGCGAACGCTCTCGAGGATGAAATCAGCAAGGAAAAGGGGGACTAA
- a CDS encoding putative nucleotidyltransferase substrate binding domain-containing protein, producing the protein MDGQRLHAVRREHDLRQEMRCERSADSLLPMPVGFGDELETMVRQGSLAGVKSTRLDLVEDWVEQNNSAELVCRSLSAFNRLVIRAVLHAYAVEYPWLERTTFLEFGSGGRDEQVPGSDQDNGLLFCDGAQEGTPLDEGEIDDATHDIVVALDGAGIPLCTGNVMVSNPQWRGDYEVWRNRLGGWLSNPHEKGPWQSGVILDFQPVYGPSDPAVKLREWMWEYVRTRPMALRMMVDELTDYAMPLSFFGSFVTERSGPWAGHMDIKGAVLAHMTNCARILCLKHDIGCVNTCDRLRTLRSAGHVDRHHGDALLDGWEWLQSMRLHIGISRLRNNQAPHNRVLPSDLSSQQKQNFKAAIHAVEKLVRLVQAGAGL; encoded by the coding sequence ATGGACGGTCAACGGTTGCATGCCGTGCGCAGGGAGCATGATTTGAGGCAGGAAATGCGGTGTGAACGCAGTGCGGACAGCTTGTTGCCCATGCCTGTCGGCTTTGGGGATGAGCTGGAAACCATGGTTCGACAGGGAAGTCTTGCGGGCGTGAAGAGTACCCGTCTTGATCTGGTCGAGGATTGGGTGGAGCAAAACAATTCTGCGGAATTGGTTTGCAGAAGTCTGAGCGCATTCAATCGACTGGTCATCCGCGCGGTGCTGCATGCCTATGCCGTTGAATACCCATGGCTTGAACGCACGACGTTTCTGGAGTTCGGTTCGGGGGGGCGTGATGAGCAGGTGCCCGGATCGGATCAGGACAATGGGCTTTTGTTTTGTGACGGGGCGCAGGAGGGTACGCCCCTTGACGAAGGCGAGATTGATGATGCGACTCATGACATTGTTGTGGCGCTTGACGGGGCCGGGATCCCCCTGTGTACAGGTAATGTCATGGTCAGCAACCCCCAGTGGCGTGGTGATTATGAGGTCTGGCGCAATCGACTGGGCGGGTGGTTGTCCAATCCCCATGAAAAAGGACCGTGGCAGTCTGGGGTGATTCTTGATTTTCAGCCCGTCTACGGTCCGAGCGACCCTGCGGTAAAGTTGCGTGAATGGATGTGGGAATATGTACGGACTCGACCGATGGCCCTGCGCATGATGGTGGATGAGTTAACGGACTATGCCATGCCATTGAGTTTCTTCGGTTCGTTTGTGACCGAGCGTTCCGGGCCGTGGGCCGGACATATGGACATCAAGGGGGCTGTGCTGGCGCACATGACAAATTGTGCCCGTATTTTGTGCCTCAAGCACGACATCGGCTGTGTGAACACCTGTGACCGGCTTCGAACGCTTCGATCGGCTGGGCATGTGGACCGGCATCATGGAGATGCGTTGCTGGACGGATGGGAATGGCTGCAATCCATGCGTCTGCATATCGGGATTTCCCGTCTCAGGAACAATCAGGCACCGCACAACCGGGTGCTTCCGTCAGACTTGTCTTCGCAGCAGAAACAGAACTTCAAAGCGGCTATTCATGCGGTGGAAAAACTGGTTCGGCTGGTGCAGGCCGGGGCCGGGCTGTGA